A genomic segment from Zingiber officinale cultivar Zhangliang unplaced genomic scaffold, Zo_v1.1 ctg249, whole genome shotgun sequence encodes:
- the LOC122037258 gene encoding sucrose synthase 1-like produces the protein MAGRTLTRALSFKERLTDSLSANPNELLAVFTRYVNQGKGMLQRHQLLAEFEAAFSKEEREKLKGGGFEDVVRAAQEAIVIPPLVAIALRPRPGVWEYVQVNVSDLGVGELTESEYLQFKEKLVDGVSEGDFVLELDFEPFNASFPRPSLSKSIGNGVEFLNRHLSSKMFVDKESMYPLLAFLQKHSYKGTVMMLNERIRSPSGLQSALRKAEEHLLSIPADTPYSEFNDRFQELGFEKGWGDTAKRVLETMHMLLDLLEAPDPCTLEKFLGTIPMVFNVVILSPHGYFAQANVLGYPDTGGQVVYILDQVRALENEMLLRIKQQGLNITPRILIVTRLLPDAVGTTCSQRLEQVEGTEHTSILRVPFRNKNGILRRWISRFDVWPYLETYTDDVIKELDIELQLTPDLIIGNYSDGNLVASLLAHKLGVTQCTIAHALEKTKYPNSDIYWKKFEKQYHFSSQFTADLFAMNHTDFIITSTFQEIAGSKDTVGQYESHTAFTLPGLYRVVHGINVFDPKFNIVSPGADMSVYFPHSETEKRLNHFHPEIEELLFSDVENDEHKFVLKDRNKPIIFSMARLDRVKNLTGLVEIYGKSPRLRELVNLVVVAGDHGKESKDIEELAERKKMFDLIEQYKLNGQIRWISAQMDRFRNGELYRYIADTKGAFVQPALYEAFGLTVVESMTCGLPTFATAYGGPAEIIVHGVSGFHIDPYQGDKASEILIEFFEKSKDDATHWEKISRGGLQRIYEKYTWKLYSERLMTLTGVYGFWKHVSNLERRETRRYLEMFYALKYRALASSVPLSFDAEKTECNAAPAE, from the exons ATGGCTGGCCGCACCTTGACTCGCGCTCTTAGCTTCAAGGAGAGACTCACTGATTCCCTTTCTGCTAATCCGAATGAACTGCTGGCTGTCTTCACCAG ATATGTTAACCAAGGAAAGGGGATGCTGCAAAGACACCAATTGCTTGCGGAGTTTGAAGCCGCATTCtccaaggaagagagagagaagcTGAAAGGAGGAGGTTTCGAAGATGTTGTAAGAGCTGCACAG GAAGCCATAGTCATACCGCCGCTGGTCGCTATTGCCCTTCGGCCTAGGCCTGGTGTCTGGGAATATGTTCAGGTGAACGTGAGTGACTTGGGTGTGGGCGAGCTCACTGAATCTGAGTACCTGCAGTTCAAGGAGAAACTTGTGGACGGAGT TTCTGAGGGTGACTTTGTGCTGGAGTTGGATTTTGAACCCTTCAATGCTTCTTTCCCCCGTCCGTCACTGTCGAAATCCATCGGCAACGGAGTCGAGTTCCTGAACCGGCATCTATCTTCAAAGATGTTTGTTGACAAGGAGAGCATGTACCCACTGCTTGCTTTTCTGCAGAAGCACAGTTACAAGGGCACGGTGATGATGCTGAATGAAAGAATACGAAGCCCTAGCGGCCTGCAATCGGCACTGAGGAAGGCAGAGGAACATCTGCTGAGCATCCCTGCAGACACTCCATACTCCGAGTTCAATGATAG ATTTCAAGAGCTTGGTTTTGAGAAGGGGTGGGGTGACACGGCTAAACGTGTACTCGAAACCATGCAcatgcttcttgatcttcttgagGCCCCTGATCCGTGCACGCTGGAGAAATTCCTCGGAACAATTCCAATGGTCTTTAACGTCGTCATCCTATCCCCGCATGGATATTTTGCACAAGCTAATGTTTTGGGGTACCCTGACACTGGTGGCCAG GTCGTTTACATCTTGGATCAAGTCCGTGCCTTGGAGAATGAGATGCTCCTCCGAATAAAGCAGCAAGGCCTTAACATCACTCCTCGTATTCTCATT GTTACTCGATTGCTCCCTGATGCAGTAGGGACTACTTGCAGTCAGCGACTTGAACAGGTCGAAGGAACCGAGCACACGAGCATTCTTCGAGTGCCTTTCAGAAACAAAAATGGGATCCTACGCAGATGGATCTCGCGTTTTGATGTGTGGCCTTACCTAGAGACTTACACCGAT GATGTCATAAAAGAACTTGATATAGAGCTCCAATTAACACCAGATTTGATTATTGGAAACTACAGCGATGGGAATCTAGTAGCATCTTTACTCGCGCATAAACTAGGTGTCACTCAA TGCACAATTGCCCATGCGTTGGAGAAGACAAAGTACCCGAATTCTGATATCTACTGGAAGAAGTTCGAGAAGCAGTATCACTTCTCTTCCCAATTCACAGCTGATTTGTTTGCCATGAACCATACTGATTTCATCATCACTAGCACCTTCCAAGAGATTGCTGGAAG TAAGGACACCGTGGGACAGTACGAGTCTCACACTGCATTTACCCTTCCCGGACTATACCGTGTAGTGCATGGAATCAATGTGTTCGATCCAAAGTTTAACATTGTTTCACCTGGAGCTGATATGTCAGTCTACTTCCCTCACTCTGAGACTGAGAAAAGACTTAACCACTTCCACCCTGAGATCGAGGAGCTGCTTTTTAGTGACGTCGAGAACGATGAGCACAA GTTTGTGCTGAAGGACAGAAACAAACCCATCATCTTCTCAATGGCAAGATTGGATCGCGTGAAAAACTTAACTGGTCTTGTGGAGATATACGGCAAGAGCCCGAGGTTGCGCGAACTGGTTAACCTTGTCGTGGTGGCCGGAGATCATGGCAAGGAATCGAAGGATATCGAGGAGCTAGCTGAAAGGAAGAAGATGTTTGATCTTATCGAGCAGTACAAGCTCAATGGTCAGATAAGGTGGATCTCGGCCCAGATGGACCGATTTCGCAATGGGGAGCTGTACCGATACATTGCCGATACTAAAGGAGCATTTGTGCAG CCTGCCTTGTATGAAGCTTTCGGGCTCACGGTGGTCGAGTCCATGACCTGCGGTCTGCCTACCTTTGCGACAGCGTACGGAGGCCCTGCAGAAATCATTGTTCATGGAGTATCTGGCTTCCACATTGATCCTTACCAAGGGGATAAAGCTTCTGAGATCCTGATCGAATTCTTTGAGAAAAGCAAGGACGATGCCACGCACTGGGAGAAAATCTCCAGAGGAGGACTGCAGAGGATCTATGAGAA GTACACTTGGAAGCTGTACTCCGAGAGGCTGATGACGTTGACGGGTGTTTACGGATTCTGGAAGCATGTCTCAAACCTGGAGAGGCGTGAGACCCGTCGTTACCTTGAAATGTTTTATGCCCTCAAGTATCGTGCCTTG GCAAGCTCTGTTCCTTTGTCTTTCGACGCTGAGAAGACAGAGTGTAATGCAGCTCCCGCTGAGTAA
- the LOC122037280 gene encoding FCS-Like Zinc finger 15-like produces MSSMNKTIFYVSDEGGEANKRAASIRVPEQAKRASTSGGGLEGLRIVIHEGDEKGPNNVLTKSVATTATSRPRRLPLPELGFLQTCCFCMRELKPCRDVYMYRGDQGFCSDECRSRQIDWANEESLK; encoded by the exons atgtcatcgatgaacaagACCATCTTCTACGTCAGCGACGAAGGCGGCGAGGCCAACAAGAGGGCAGCGAGCATCAGAGTGCCCGAGCAGGCGAAACGGGCATCGACGTCAGGGGGCGGCCTCGAAGGCCTGCGCATTGTCATACACGAAGGGGATGAGAAAGGACCAAATAACGTCCTGACGAAATCTGTGGCTACTACTGCAACGAGCCGGCCGAGACGACTGCCTCTGCCTGAGTTGGGGTTTTTGCAGACGTGCTGCTTCTGCATGAGGGAGCTCAAACCCTGCAGGGACGTTTACATGTACAG GGGAGACCAAGGATTTTGCAGTGATGAATGCCGTTCTCGCCAAATCGACTGGGCGAACGaagagagtttgaaatga